A window of the Malaclemys terrapin pileata isolate rMalTer1 chromosome 6, rMalTer1.hap1, whole genome shotgun sequence genome harbors these coding sequences:
- the LOC128839096 gene encoding nucleolar protein 58-like, protein MMERGHNRDSDQCRVKVKELRQAYQKTKEANRRSGSEPRTCRFYAELHAILGGAATTTPPVFVDSGSGIVSSATPEDSADGVEEEEEDELAESTQHSILPNSQDLFITLTEVPSQASTQDSDPMEGTSAAANSSSLPPPSRRLSQIRRRKKRTREEMFSEIMESSRSDRAHVNEWKETVSKYRKEVSEREERRDQREERRDQREERRDARDERWRQEDQRMKDATLGLLWRLVEVQERLLENRLPLQPLFHPPPPHVPYPPHPDV, encoded by the exons atgatggagagaggccacaatagggactcagatcagtgccgcgtgaaagtcaaggagctcagacaagcctatcaaaaaacaaaggaggcaaaccgtcgctccgggtcagagccgcggacatgccgcttctacgctgagctgcatgcaattctagggggggctgccaccactaccccacctgtgttcgtggattctgggtcggggatagtctcatcagcgacgcctgaggattctgccgatggggtagaggaggaggaggaggatgagcttgcagagagcacacagcactccattctccccaacagccaggatctttttatcaccctgactgaagtaccctcccaagccagtacccaagactctgaccccatggaagggacctcag cagctgcaaattcctcaagcctccctcctccatcccgaaggttatcacagataaggcgtcgtaagaagagaacgcgagaggagatgttttcggaaattatggaatccagccgcagtgacagagctcatgtgaatgagtggaaggaaacagtttcaaagtataggaaagaagtcagtgaacgtgaggagaggagggaccaacgtgaggagaggagggaccaacgtgaggagaggagagacgctcgagatgagaggtggcggcaggaagaccagaggatgaaggatgcaacgctggggctgctctggcgtctggtggaggttcaggaacggctgctggaaaacagactgccgcttcagcccctgttccaccccccccctccccatgttccgtatcctcctcacccagacgtgtaa